A region of Polyangiaceae bacterium DNA encodes the following proteins:
- the cysD gene encoding sulfate adenylyltransferase subunit CysD, whose amino-acid sequence MPHRKLTHLKALEAESIHIIREVVACFERPVMLYSIGKDSTVLLHLARKAFHPGKLPFPLLHVDTTWKFRDMYTYRDGYVREELGLDLIVYANPEGLRAGINPITHGSKVHTDVMKTQALKQALSHHGFDAAFGGARRDEEKSRAKERVFSFRDANHRWDPKNQRPELWNIYNTEVHKGESIRVFPLSNWTELDVWQYIYKENLPIVPLYLAKPRPVVERDGTLIMVDDERLPLRPGETPIMKTVRFRTLGCYPLSGAIESEAVTLPEIIQEMLIARQSERQGRLIDFDQSGSMEEKKREGYF is encoded by the coding sequence ATGCCCCATCGAAAGCTCACGCATCTCAAGGCGCTCGAGGCCGAGAGCATTCACATCATTCGAGAAGTCGTCGCGTGTTTCGAGCGGCCGGTGATGCTTTACTCGATCGGCAAAGACAGCACCGTTCTGCTCCATCTCGCGCGCAAGGCGTTTCACCCGGGCAAACTTCCCTTCCCATTGCTCCACGTCGATACGACCTGGAAATTTCGCGACATGTACACATATCGCGACGGGTACGTGCGCGAAGAGCTCGGGCTCGATCTCATCGTCTATGCCAATCCCGAAGGATTGCGCGCTGGAATCAATCCAATCACGCATGGAAGCAAGGTTCACACCGACGTGATGAAGACGCAAGCGCTGAAACAAGCGCTCAGTCATCATGGATTCGACGCGGCATTCGGTGGAGCGCGCCGTGACGAAGAAAAGTCGCGAGCCAAAGAACGCGTCTTTTCATTCCGCGATGCCAATCATCGTTGGGACCCGAAAAACCAGCGCCCCGAGCTTTGGAACATTTACAATACGGAAGTACACAAGGGCGAAAGTATTCGCGTTTTTCCGTTGTCGAATTGGACCGAGCTCGACGTATGGCAATACATTTACAAGGAAAACCTGCCCATCGTTCCGCTGTACCTTGCCAAACCCAGACCTGTCGTCGAACGCGATGGGACGCTCATCATGGTGGACGATGAAAGGTTGCCGCTTCGGCCTGGGGAAACACCCATCATGAAAACGGTACGTTTCCGGACGCTCGGCTGTTATCCTCTTTCGGGCGCCATTGAAAGCGAAGCCGTAACGCTGCCGGAAATCATTCAAGAAATGCTCATTGCGCGCCAGAGCGAACGTCAGGGTCGGCTCATCGATTTCGATCAATCCGGCAGTATGGAAGAAAAGAAGCGCGAAGGATACTTTTGA
- the cysN gene encoding sulfate adenylyltransferase subunit CysN, translated as MIDELDLAAQDIEAYLSQNEHKELLRLLTCGNVDDGKSTLIGRLLHDTKGIYEDQLAAVAKDSKVFGTQGGAIDLALLVDGLKSEREQGITIDVAYRYFSTSRRKYIIADTPGHEQYTRNMATGASTAELAIILVDAKKGVTTQTRRHAFITSLLGIRKVVVAINKMDLVGFSQETFDAIRREFLDFAARLPDRHHWFVPLSALGGDNVVEKSAAMPWYEGEPLLALLDTMPLDEADNTVDMRFPVQWVNRPTPDFRGFCGTIASGSLRKGDAIVALPSGRSSRIARIVTWEGDLDEAAAPMSITVTLEDEIDVSRGDVLCHSDNRPSISSRVSATLVWMDEKAMVPGREYWIKHGVHRTPGSVTRIVHRVDVNTLEKHDTQSLGLNEIGIVEIRTSRPLIFDAYVKNRNMGAFIVIDRLTNGTVGAGLITGSGSAHWDAPTLGRPRAALSDLTIEEREKRYGQKPTTILITGLSGSGKTAVASEVERRLFEQGRAVFAIDGLSMRRGMCRDLGFSAADRSENLRRSMEVAKLFNDAGLICIASMVAPEDIVRKRARDVVGADKFFLVHLSAPIEWCRRADESGLYRDADAGKMSNIPGVDFPYDPPTDADLTLPSHELSVAECADRIIRELERRGRIG; from the coding sequence ATGATCGACGAATTGGATCTCGCAGCGCAGGACATCGAGGCGTATCTTTCGCAAAACGAGCACAAGGAGCTCTTGCGGCTGCTCACGTGCGGCAACGTCGACGACGGCAAGAGCACGTTGATTGGACGGCTTTTGCACGACACGAAGGGCATTTACGAGGATCAGCTCGCCGCCGTTGCAAAGGATAGCAAGGTTTTCGGCACGCAAGGAGGCGCCATCGACTTGGCCCTGCTCGTCGATGGCCTGAAGAGCGAACGCGAGCAAGGCATTACGATCGACGTTGCGTATCGCTACTTTTCGACCTCGCGGCGCAAATACATCATCGCCGACACACCCGGGCACGAGCAATACACGCGCAACATGGCCACCGGCGCGAGCACCGCAGAATTGGCGATCATCCTCGTCGACGCAAAAAAAGGAGTGACGACCCAAACGAGGCGCCATGCTTTCATCACGAGCCTCCTCGGCATTCGCAAAGTCGTCGTTGCCATAAACAAAATGGATCTCGTCGGGTTTTCCCAAGAAACGTTCGACGCCATTCGGCGAGAATTTCTCGACTTTGCGGCGCGTTTGCCCGATCGCCATCATTGGTTTGTCCCGCTGTCGGCGCTCGGTGGCGACAATGTCGTCGAAAAAAGCGCGGCCATGCCTTGGTACGAAGGCGAGCCGCTGCTCGCATTGCTCGACACGATGCCGCTCGACGAAGCCGACAACACGGTGGACATGCGTTTTCCCGTGCAATGGGTCAATCGTCCAACGCCGGATTTTCGTGGCTTTTGCGGAACCATCGCGTCGGGCTCGCTTCGCAAAGGTGATGCCATCGTCGCATTGCCTTCGGGCCGATCGAGCCGCATTGCGCGCATCGTCACTTGGGAAGGGGATCTCGACGAAGCAGCGGCTCCGATGTCCATTACGGTCACATTGGAAGACGAAATTGACGTCAGCCGAGGTGATGTCCTTTGCCATTCGGACAATCGGCCTTCCATTTCCAGCCGCGTTTCCGCAACGCTCGTATGGATGGACGAAAAGGCCATGGTGCCTGGGCGAGAATACTGGATCAAACACGGTGTTCACCGTACGCCGGGCAGCGTGACGCGCATCGTGCATCGCGTGGACGTCAATACACTGGAAAAGCACGACACGCAGTCGCTTGGATTGAATGAAATTGGGATCGTGGAAATTCGCACGAGCCGCCCGTTGATATTCGATGCGTACGTGAAAAACCGCAACATGGGCGCGTTCATCGTCATCGATCGCTTGACGAACGGCACCGTGGGCGCAGGCCTGATCACCGGCAGTGGATCGGCGCATTGGGATGCTCCAACGCTCGGTCGACCACGAGCAGCCTTGAGTGACCTTACGATCGAAGAACGCGAAAAGCGTTATGGGCAAAAGCCTACGACCATCTTGATCACGGGTTTGTCCGGGTCTGGCAAAACGGCGGTTGCGAGCGAAGTCGAGCGGCGTTTATTCGAACAGGGCCGAGCGGTCTTTGCGATCGACGGGCTTTCGATGCGTCGTGGCATGTGTCGGGACCTTGGTTTTTCCGCGGCAGATCGTTCGGAGAACCTGCGTCGATCCATGGAAGTGGCAAAACTATTCAATGATGCGGGGCTCATTTGCATTGCTTCCATGGTTGCCCCCGAAGACATCGTACGCAAACGCGCACGGGATGTCGTTGGAGCGGATAAGTTTTTCTTGGTACATTTGTCGGCGCCCATCGAATGGTGCCGCCGTGCCGACGAGAGCGGCCTTTATCGCGATGCAGATGCAGGTAAAATGTCCAACATTCCGGGCGTGGATTTTCCTTACGACCCCCCGACCGATGCCGACTTGACGCTCCCGAGCCACGAATTGAGTGTCGCGGAATGCGCGGATAGAATCATTCGGGAATTGGAGCGCAGGGGGAGGATTGGGTAA
- a CDS encoding pentapeptide repeat-containing protein, translated as MKAKSPTALPKKLVNVSLEGIELDDVSLAKAKIHNATFEGARLDDVSLAQAVIHNATFEGSELDDVELGKAKIKNASFKGAELDDVTFEKANIKNASFEDARLDDVTFVNAVIKNGNLEGLKIEGCSIEGLTIDGVRIDELLKEKRKA; from the coding sequence ATGAAAGCGAAGTCGCCCACGGCGCTGCCGAAGAAGCTGGTGAACGTGTCGCTCGAGGGGATCGAGCTGGATGATGTGAGTCTGGCGAAGGCGAAGATCCACAATGCGACGTTCGAGGGAGCGCGGCTCGACGACGTGAGCCTGGCGCAGGCGGTGATTCACAACGCGACGTTCGAGGGATCCGAGCTAGACGACGTGGAGCTTGGGAAGGCGAAAATCAAGAATGCGTCGTTCAAAGGGGCCGAGCTTGATGATGTGACGTTCGAGAAGGCGAACATCAAGAATGCGTCATTCGAGGATGCGAGATTGGATGACGTGACCTTCGTGAATGCGGTCATCAAAAATGGCAATTTGGAAGGGTTGAAGATAGAGGGATGTTCGATCGAGGGGTTGACGATCGATGGAGTGCGGATTGACGAGTTGTTGAAGGAAAAACGGAAAGCGTAA
- a CDS encoding alpha/beta hydrolase, translating to MQAPTFLPFHAIVTAPDSSPTRYMFVLHGIFGSGGNFRTFIRRVAEACPNWGFVLVDLRGHGQSLGAPAPHSIESAAQDLVHLGEHLGIDVRGVMGHSFGGKVALAYAALRERELDEVWVLDSTPSTRADGMKTVGAAHVLDTLDKLPPAFPSRDFFVEHMTSSGMGRAQIDWLAMNVRRDGDVFRFRLDLQAIRALLEDYFARDLWFVVERSDGRRRLGFVIGGRSITVSPADRDRLSKLAETNPKLEVHVLERADHWVHVDDPDGLFEIVRQALS from the coding sequence ATGCAAGCCCCCACGTTTCTCCCCTTCCACGCAATCGTCACCGCACCGGACTCGAGCCCCACGCGCTACATGTTCGTTCTCCACGGCATCTTCGGCTCCGGGGGAAACTTTCGCACCTTCATCCGACGTGTTGCCGAAGCTTGTCCGAATTGGGGGTTTGTCCTCGTTGACCTGCGCGGACACGGTCAGTCGCTCGGTGCGCCGGCGCCGCACTCCATCGAAAGCGCAGCTCAAGATCTCGTTCACCTGGGCGAGCACCTTGGCATCGATGTTCGCGGCGTCATGGGCCACTCGTTCGGCGGCAAGGTCGCGCTCGCATACGCCGCGCTGCGCGAGCGCGAGCTCGATGAAGTGTGGGTGCTCGACTCGACCCCCAGCACGCGCGCAGACGGCATGAAAACGGTCGGCGCAGCCCATGTCCTCGATACGCTCGACAAGCTGCCTCCCGCGTTTCCATCGCGCGACTTTTTCGTCGAGCACATGACGTCGAGCGGCATGGGTCGCGCGCAGATCGACTGGCTCGCGATGAACGTCAGGCGCGATGGCGACGTGTTCCGTTTTCGTCTCGATTTGCAGGCGATTCGTGCGCTGCTCGAAGACTACTTCGCCCGCGATCTGTGGTTTGTCGTGGAACGTAGCGATGGCCGCCGGCGCCTCGGCTTCGTCATCGGCGGCCGTTCGATCACCGTCAGTCCTGCCGATCGCGATCGTCTCTCCAAACTTGCCGAAACCAACCCCAAGCTCGAAGTCCACGTCCTCGAACGCGCAGATCACTGGGTGCACGTCGACGATCCGGATGGGCTTTTCGAGATCGTTCGCCAGGCGCTTTCGTGA
- the xth gene encoding exodeoxyribonuclease III produces the protein MRIASWNVNSIRARLEHLTDWLRRASPDVVCMQETKVEDEKFPIEALGDAGYAVVHAGQKSYNGVAIAARFGLTIDDVKKGLDGDDGDIAARLIAATIEGVRIVNVYVPNGQAVGTKPFAYKLMWLDRLKLELAARYSPDGQLLVCGDFNVAPSDIDVHAPKKWEGQVLCHPDERAALRRLLDWGLVDALRERRPDEHVYSWWDYRMGAFKKNHGLRIDLVLVTPPLLARTKDVWVDKSTRELERPSDHAPVMIDIE, from the coding sequence ATGCGTATCGCTTCTTGGAACGTGAACTCGATTCGCGCGCGGCTCGAACACCTCACCGACTGGCTTCGTCGCGCTTCTCCCGATGTCGTTTGCATGCAGGAGACCAAGGTCGAAGACGAAAAGTTTCCGATCGAGGCTCTTGGCGATGCGGGATACGCCGTCGTGCACGCAGGACAAAAGTCCTACAACGGCGTGGCGATCGCAGCGCGGTTTGGCCTGACAATCGATGACGTGAAGAAGGGCCTCGATGGGGATGATGGAGACATCGCCGCGAGGCTCATCGCTGCGACGATCGAAGGCGTGCGCATCGTCAACGTGTACGTGCCGAATGGCCAAGCGGTTGGAACGAAACCGTTTGCGTACAAACTGATGTGGCTCGATCGGTTGAAGCTCGAGCTTGCTGCGCGCTATTCACCGGACGGCCAGCTTCTCGTGTGCGGTGACTTCAACGTCGCGCCGAGTGACATCGACGTGCATGCGCCAAAGAAGTGGGAGGGGCAGGTGCTTTGTCATCCGGATGAACGAGCTGCGCTGCGCCGTCTGCTCGACTGGGGACTCGTCGATGCGTTGAGAGAGCGTCGCCCCGACGAGCACGTTTACAGTTGGTGGGACTATCGCATGGGTGCGTTCAAGAAAAACCACGGACTGCGCATCGACTTGGTGCTCGTGACGCCGCCGCTTCTCGCGCGCACGAAGGACGTGTGGGTGGACAAGAGCACGCGTGAGCTCGAGCGGCCGAGCGACCATGCGCCCGTGATGATCGACATCGAGTGA
- a CDS encoding penicillin-insensitive murein endopeptidase encodes MRLAARIAGIAALTIALVSFAAPGGPALAAPPKAKPAASAKVRRDKTAKKPAEKAPKGPLSVGAPNGGKLIKGEKLTSNRSIEVRGGGHAYGTPELVQVLKRAAFKVRKKHKGSVLFVGDLSAKRGGPLFGHNSHQSGRDADVGFYMEHADGKHVNPHRFIPFGGDGRARDGAIVRFDDERNWAFVEALITDPKVEVRYVFVSMGLRKRLLTYAAQKKKVSKDIYTRAAAALMSPADVDVHDDHFHVRIACPEKMRPSCIEDSYLTARKGTASASTPKQPDATAAARAKEAKEEAAKPVKEAKEAETDEAPAEGSDASD; translated from the coding sequence ATGCGTCTGGCCGCTCGAATCGCAGGAATCGCCGCACTCACAATCGCCCTCGTGAGCTTCGCGGCGCCCGGCGGTCCAGCGCTCGCGGCACCACCCAAAGCAAAACCTGCTGCGTCGGCCAAGGTTCGTCGGGACAAAACTGCCAAAAAACCCGCCGAAAAGGCGCCAAAAGGACCACTTTCCGTCGGAGCGCCGAACGGCGGCAAGCTCATCAAGGGCGAAAAACTCACGTCGAACAGATCGATCGAAGTGCGAGGCGGAGGGCACGCGTACGGCACTCCCGAGCTCGTGCAGGTGCTCAAACGCGCCGCGTTCAAAGTGCGCAAGAAGCACAAGGGATCCGTGCTGTTCGTCGGCGACCTGTCGGCCAAACGCGGCGGGCCTCTCTTCGGACACAACTCGCATCAATCCGGTCGCGATGCAGACGTCGGCTTCTACATGGAGCACGCCGACGGCAAACACGTGAACCCGCATCGGTTCATCCCGTTCGGCGGCGATGGTCGAGCGCGCGACGGCGCGATCGTTCGTTTTGACGACGAACGAAATTGGGCGTTTGTCGAGGCACTCATCACCGATCCCAAAGTCGAAGTTCGCTACGTGTTCGTGTCGATGGGACTGCGCAAACGCCTGCTCACGTACGCCGCGCAGAAAAAGAAGGTGTCGAAGGACATCTACACGCGAGCTGCTGCAGCACTCATGAGCCCCGCGGATGTCGACGTGCACGACGATCACTTCCACGTTCGCATCGCGTGCCCGGAAAAGATGCGCCCTTCGTGCATCGAGGATTCGTACCTGACGGCGCGAAAGGGCACGGCCTCGGCGTCGACGCCGAAACAGCCGGACGCGACCGCAGCCGCTCGAGCAAAAGAAGCGAAAGAGGAAGCGGCGAAGCCGGTGAAGGAAGCCAAGGAAGCGGAGACGGACGAGGCGCCCGCAGAGGGATCGGACGCCTCGGACTAG
- a CDS encoding ABC-F family ATP-binding cassette domain-containing protein, which translates to MIVTSNLGKSYGERVLFESATLELSRGSRYGLVGANGSGKTTLLEILAGDDQPTEGTITRTRGARMGVLRQDRFLEDDQRIMDLAMMGDAVVWAALEEEKRIVDDGAGDAHRLAELSDVIRTHDGYTLRARATAILVGLGIPADVHDKPLATLSGGFKLRVLLAQVLVGGPDVLLLDEPTNHLDILTIRWLEKFLCAHEGVVLVISHDQRFLDNVATHILDIDYGTITLYHGNYSAFVKEKQADRERKIAEITRIEAEVAHKQAYVDRFRYKASKAKQAQSKLKQIEKIDIPELEDSSRRTPSFKLSIVRQSGRDVLDVEHISKSYGDKRVLEDVSLRVRRGERVAVIGPNGIGKSTLLKILAGVLEADAGTVRWGHETHVGYFAQDHREVLDDPDATPIGIMQAICPTEPDSAVRGRLGRLLFNGDDVYKKVGMLSGGEAARLLFCAILAREPNVLLLDEPTNHLDVEAIEALASALNDYEGTVLFVSHDRWFVSKVALRVLEVTPAGPNDFPGTYDEYLERCGDDHLDADAVARKAKEAKQGSAGPAIAAQGSAWEEQKKKRNRIKDLPARRDKVMASIDAAEARKKEIEALYCSDGFFEKTSKADLAAFEREQKELDERVLTLMEEWEALEKEIAEASA; encoded by the coding sequence ATGATCGTCACGTCGAACTTGGGAAAGTCATACGGCGAGCGCGTGCTCTTCGAGAGCGCAACGCTCGAGCTGAGTCGAGGCTCGCGGTACGGCCTCGTGGGCGCCAACGGCTCGGGCAAAACGACGCTGCTCGAGATACTCGCAGGCGACGATCAGCCCACCGAAGGCACCATCACGCGCACGCGCGGCGCTCGCATGGGCGTGCTCAGGCAAGACCGCTTTCTCGAAGACGATCAGCGCATCATGGACCTCGCGATGATGGGTGACGCCGTCGTGTGGGCCGCGCTCGAAGAAGAAAAGCGCATCGTGGACGATGGCGCAGGAGACGCGCATCGGCTCGCGGAGCTCTCCGATGTGATCCGCACGCACGATGGGTACACGCTGCGCGCTCGAGCGACAGCGATCCTCGTGGGCCTCGGAATTCCCGCGGACGTTCATGACAAACCCCTCGCGACCTTGTCGGGTGGGTTCAAGTTGCGAGTGCTTTTGGCCCAGGTGCTCGTGGGTGGTCCCGATGTGCTCTTGCTCGACGAACCGACGAACCACTTGGACATTTTGACGATCCGGTGGCTCGAAAAGTTCTTGTGCGCGCATGAAGGTGTCGTGCTCGTGATTTCACACGACCAGCGCTTTCTCGACAACGTCGCGACGCACATTTTGGACATCGATTACGGCACGATCACGCTGTACCACGGGAATTATTCGGCGTTCGTCAAAGAAAAACAGGCCGATCGGGAACGGAAGATCGCGGAAATCACGCGAATCGAAGCCGAAGTTGCGCACAAGCAAGCGTACGTGGATCGTTTTCGATACAAAGCATCGAAAGCGAAGCAGGCGCAAAGCAAGCTGAAACAAATTGAAAAAATAGATATCCCCGAGCTCGAAGACAGCTCGCGGCGTACGCCCTCCTTCAAATTGTCGATCGTCAGGCAAAGTGGACGCGACGTTCTCGACGTGGAGCATATCTCCAAATCCTACGGCGACAAACGAGTCCTCGAGGACGTGTCGTTACGAGTTCGTCGGGGCGAACGTGTGGCCGTGATTGGTCCGAACGGCATTGGCAAGTCGACATTGTTGAAAATTCTTGCGGGGGTGCTCGAAGCGGATGCGGGGACGGTGCGCTGGGGGCATGAAACGCATGTGGGATATTTTGCGCAGGATCACCGTGAAGTGCTCGACGATCCGGATGCCACGCCCATTGGCATCATGCAGGCCATTTGTCCGACCGAACCTGATTCCGCCGTGCGCGGGCGGCTCGGGCGACTTCTGTTCAATGGCGATGATGTCTACAAGAAAGTGGGTATGCTATCGGGAGGCGAAGCGGCGCGTCTTTTGTTTTGCGCCATATTGGCTCGCGAGCCCAATGTGCTGCTTTTGGACGAACCGACGAACCACCTCGACGTGGAAGCCATCGAGGCATTGGCTTCGGCGCTCAATGATTACGAAGGCACGGTTTTGTTCGTGTCGCACGATCGCTGGTTCGTGTCGAAAGTGGCATTGCGCGTTCTCGAAGTGACGCCTGCCGGGCCAAACGATTTTCCGGGCACCTACGACGAATACCTCGAGCGTTGCGGCGACGATCACTTGGATGCCGATGCTGTCGCTCGCAAGGCGAAAGAAGCGAAACAAGGTTCCGCAGGGCCTGCGATTGCAGCGCAAGGTTCGGCGTGGGAGGAGCAGAAGAAAAAGCGCAATCGGATCAAGGACCTTCCTGCGCGGCGCGACAAGGTGATGGCGTCGATCGATGCGGCCGAAGCGCGGAAGAAAGAAATCGAGGCGCTTTATTGCAGCGATGGGTTTTTCGAGAAAACCAGCAAGGCGGATCTCGCAGCGTTCGAGCGCGAGCAGAAAGAGCTCGACGAACGCGTCCTGACGCTCATGGAAGAGTGGGAAGCGCTCGAGAAGGAGATTGCGGAAGCGTCGGCTTGA